One segment of Primulina tabacum isolate GXHZ01 chromosome 6, ASM2559414v2, whole genome shotgun sequence DNA contains the following:
- the LOC142550048 gene encoding uncharacterized protein LOC142550048: MVEVFGHWYLRFPNAEDIDRVLHVGKQCGFPRMMRSLDYLHWKWKNCPTGWAGQYAGSNNDINVLSKSHLFVNLTNGVALPAKYAIQGKEYTMGYYLADGIYPKWSQIIAKHPPPDVKIARDEDVRLQEFLARHRQIKDKSAYYALRDALIDHLW, encoded by the exons ATGGTGGAGGTGTTTGGTCACTGGTATCTTCGATTTCCCAATGCAGAGGATATTGACAGGGTTCTCCATGTTGGAAAACAATGTGGATTTCCAAGGATGATGAGAAGCCTCGATTATTTGCATTGGAAGTGGAAAAATTGTCCTACAGGTTGGGCTGGACAATATGCAG GTTCAAACAACGACATTAATGTGTTGTCAAAATCTCATCTATTTGTTAATTTGACCAATGGGGTAGCTCTTCCCGCTAAATATGCCATACAAGGAAAAGAATATACCATGGGATACTATCTAGCCGACGGTATTTATCCAAAGTGG TCACAGATTATCGCGAAGCACCCACCCCCAGATGTCAAAATAGCACGTGATGAGGATGTCCGATTACAAGAGTTTCTTGCACGACATCGTCAAATAAAAGATAAGTCAGCTTACTATGCACTTCGGGATGCTCTTATTGACCATTTGTGGTAG